Proteins encoded within one genomic window of Gloeobacter kilaueensis JS1:
- a CDS encoding type II toxin-antitoxin system RelE/ParE family toxin — protein sequence MEVRWTDKSLVDLNRLHAFLRPTNPQAAARVVRSLIAAAKRLEQFPQLGTALPEFAPRNVRRLIVADYEMRYELKDDALFILRVWRAREDR from the coding sequence ATGGAAGTAAGGTGGACCGACAAGTCTCTTGTGGACTTGAACCGTCTCCATGCCTTTTTGCGACCGACAAATCCACAGGCTGCTGCCAGAGTCGTCAGAAGCCTCATTGCAGCAGCTAAGCGACTCGAACAGTTCCCCCAACTCGGTACTGCCTTGCCGGAATTTGCCCCCCGCAACGTGCGGCGGCTCATCGTCGCGGACTACGAGATGCGTTACGAACTAAAGGACGATGCGCTCTTCATTTTGCGCGTGTGGCGCGCCCGCGAAGATCGATAG
- a CDS encoding Uma2 family endonuclease: MPDGFLSLEVERVFDEDLRLSYVLWEELKVPTLVLKVVSKTRNKEYRQKKALYAELGVPYYVIYAPRRRRKEHLEIYRLVEEPYVLLPGQPAWIEELGLGIGRERGTYEGVTREWLYWYDRDGKRYATPEERLAQAEEQVERNRERIRALEQKLRESGIEP, from the coding sequence GTGCCGGACGGTTTCCTCAGCCTCGAGGTCGAGCGCGTCTTCGATGAAGATCTGCGCCTGAGCTATGTGCTCTGGGAGGAATTGAAAGTACCAACTCTCGTTCTCAAGGTGGTCTCCAAGACGCGCAACAAAGAGTACCGGCAAAAAAAAGCGCTCTACGCCGAATTGGGCGTGCCCTACTACGTCATCTATGCGCCCCGCCGCCGTCGCAAGGAACACCTTGAGATTTATCGCCTGGTCGAAGAGCCGTACGTGTTGTTGCCGGGGCAACCGGCGTGGATCGAGGAACTTGGTTTGGGCATTGGCCGAGAGCGAGGCACCTACGAGGGCGTTACAAGAGAATGGTTATACTGGTACGATCGCGACGGCAAACGGTACGCCACGCCTGAAGAACGGTTGGCGCAGGCTGAAGAGCAAGTCGAACGAAATCGAGAGCGAATCAGAGCCTTGGAGCAGAAGCTGCGCGAATCGGGCATCGAGCCGTAG
- a CDS encoding HNH endonuclease has translation MSSGYISEELRERVRQHAQDRCGYCLSPQKYVLGRLEIEHIIPLAYGGTNEEENLWLSCRLCNSYKGTQVRARDPITGRSTKLFNPRTQRWSRHFRWSPDGTRVIGYTVCGRATVIALQMNNLIAVTVRQQWELAGWHPPVDLP, from the coding sequence ATGAGTTCTGGATACATTTCGGAGGAACTGCGTGAAAGGGTTCGCCAACATGCTCAAGACCGTTGTGGTTACTGCCTGAGTCCTCAAAAATATGTCCTGGGTCGTCTTGAAATAGAACATATTATTCCTCTAGCTTATGGTGGAACGAACGAAGAAGAGAATTTGTGGCTGAGTTGTCGGCTTTGCAATAGCTACAAAGGTACCCAGGTCCGTGCTCGCGATCCGATAACAGGCCGATCGACCAAACTGTTCAATCCTCGTACTCAGCGTTGGTCCCGGCATTTTCGCTGGAGTCCGGATGGGACGCGAGTGATTGGATACACAGTCTGCGGTCGGGCCACAGTGATTGCTTTGCAGATGAACAACTTGATTGCCGTCACCGTTCGTCAGCAGTGGGAGCTGGCAGGGTGGCATCCACCCGTAGATTTGCCGTAA
- a CDS encoding Uma2 family endonuclease, with translation MYQPNPAADVIWPPTDLWSDEPPMESDWHRKQMQVLIESLESHWRDRQNFYCSGNLTIYYSLTQRKSEDFRGPDFFVVLGCERRERRSWTVWEEGGRLPNVIVEILSESTAEIDRGLKKQIYQDVLRVPEYFWFDPQSQELCGFHLVEGQYEPLEVSESGRLWSGQLELFFGVPEDRLRLLTADGTVIPTPMERALEAEQQVLQEQQRAVQAEQQVVQERQRAERLAQRLRELGLDPDAL, from the coding sequence ATGTACCAGCCGAATCCAGCGGCGGACGTTATCTGGCCGCCCACCGACCTGTGGAGTGACGAACCTCCAATGGAATCCGACTGGCATCGTAAGCAGATGCAGGTGCTTATCGAGTCGCTCGAAAGCCACTGGCGCGACCGTCAGAATTTTTATTGCTCGGGCAACCTGACAATTTACTACAGCCTCACCCAGCGCAAGTCCGAGGACTTTCGGGGGCCGGACTTTTTTGTAGTACTGGGCTGCGAGCGGCGGGAGCGGCGCAGCTGGACCGTCTGGGAGGAGGGAGGCCGCCTGCCCAATGTGATCGTCGAGATTCTCTCAGAATCGACGGCGGAGATCGATCGCGGTTTGAAAAAACAAATTTATCAGGATGTGCTCCGGGTGCCCGAGTACTTCTGGTTCGACCCGCAAAGCCAGGAACTGTGCGGTTTTCATCTTGTAGAGGGGCAGTACGAGCCGCTTGAGGTGAGCGAATCAGGACGGCTCTGGAGTGGGCAGCTTGAGCTGTTTTTTGGAGTGCCTGAGGATCGTCTGCGCCTGCTGACCGCTGATGGGACGGTGATCCCGACTCCGATGGAGCGCGCCCTGGAGGCTGAGCAACAGGTTTTACAGGAGCAACAGCGAGCCGTGCAAGCTGAGCAACAAGTTGTACAAGAGCGACAGCGCGCCGAGCGCCTGGCCCAACGATTACGGGAGCTGGGCCTTGACCCGGATGCGCTCTAA
- the mnmA gene encoding tRNA 2-thiouridine(34) synthase MnmA yields the protein MTAGIKLAAALSGGVDSSVAAALVRQQGYRVLGITLWLMRGKGSCCSDGMKDAARVCEQLGIAHHIVDVREQFEETIVDFLVTGYQQGVTPLPCSRCNKELKFGLLLDYARHKLGIDRLATGHYARNGFDPETDRHWLARAVDRAKDQSYFLYDLSQEQLASAVFPLGELTKDQTRAIAAELGLSVAHKPESMDLCLVEAAGSMRNFLDNHIDTRRGEIVDTAGKILGEHDGAHHYTVGQRRGLGVAAAQPLYVVAIDAANNRVVVGGREEALTHECIARQVNWVSIAEPTAPIQAMVQVRYRAQPVEATIIPLPENRVRIVFTDAPQFAICPGQAAVWYGGDRVLGGGIIA from the coding sequence ATGACCGCCGGGATCAAGCTGGCTGCTGCCCTTTCCGGAGGCGTCGATAGTTCCGTCGCCGCTGCCCTCGTGCGGCAGCAGGGCTACCGCGTGCTGGGGATCACCCTCTGGCTGATGCGCGGCAAGGGTTCCTGCTGCTCCGACGGGATGAAGGACGCGGCGCGGGTGTGCGAGCAGTTGGGCATTGCCCACCACATCGTCGATGTGCGCGAACAGTTCGAGGAGACGATCGTCGATTTTCTGGTGACAGGCTACCAGCAGGGCGTCACCCCCCTGCCCTGTTCGCGCTGCAACAAAGAACTGAAATTTGGCCTGCTGCTCGACTATGCCCGCCACAAGCTGGGCATCGATAGGCTCGCCACCGGCCACTACGCCCGCAACGGTTTCGATCCTGAAACCGATCGCCACTGGCTCGCCCGCGCCGTCGATCGAGCCAAGGACCAGTCTTACTTTCTCTACGACCTGAGCCAGGAACAGCTTGCCAGTGCCGTCTTTCCCCTGGGCGAGTTGACCAAGGACCAGACGCGAGCCATCGCCGCCGAACTGGGCCTGAGCGTCGCCCACAAGCCCGAGAGCATGGACCTCTGTCTGGTGGAAGCGGCGGGCTCGATGCGCAACTTCCTGGACAATCACATCGATACCCGCAGAGGCGAGATCGTCGATACTGCAGGCAAGATCCTGGGCGAGCACGACGGGGCGCACCACTACACCGTCGGCCAGCGCCGGGGCCTCGGTGTCGCCGCTGCCCAGCCCCTTTACGTCGTTGCCATCGACGCCGCCAACAACCGGGTCGTCGTCGGTGGGCGCGAGGAAGCCCTCACCCACGAATGCATCGCCCGGCAGGTGAACTGGGTCTCGATCGCCGAACCAACTGCGCCCATCCAGGCTATGGTGCAGGTGCGCTACCGCGCCCAGCCGGTAGAGGCGACGATTATTCCGTTACCAGAAAATCGAGTGCGCATCGTCTTTACGGACGCCCCCCAGTTTGCCATCTGTCCCGGCCAGGCCGCTGTCTGGTACGGGGGCGATCGGGTGCTGGGGGGCGGCATCATCGCCTGA
- a CDS encoding TIGR03960 family B12-binding radical SAM protein, protein MPPIALDTILTADIQTPARYLGNERGSFHKDWAACRVRWVLSYPEIYEVGASNLGHIILYNILNTQPRQLCDRAYLPGSDFAERLRSTGTPLFAVESRRALAEFDIIGFSLAYELGVTNVLEMLDLAGLPLSWRERDEHHPLVFAGGPTASSNPEPYAEFFDFFVIGDGEEVLAEIGLVVEEGKAQGLTREALLLDLAQVPGVYVPRFYAPSAGGLVPVAEVPARVLRRVAAPIPKYSVGLVPFIATVHDRLAIEVRRGCTRGCRFCQPGMLTRPARDVAPDQVVEGVLEGLKATGYNEFSLLSLSCSDYLSLPAVGAELQNALSNDLISLSLPSQRVDRFDEQIAQIIGGARKPGLTFAPEAGTQRLRDVINKGLTNEELLRGVKTAFDQGWDMVKLYFMIGLPTETDEDVLGIAETIGWLQRECRAPNRRRFEIHVTISNFTPKPFTPFQWHTVTAAELAHKQALLQQAFRRLKGVKANFTDLRVSGLEDVLTRADRSLHRAIRRAWDLGVARHDPWFAPDRFFGIWEQVLAESGCSWDVVAPAIDSPLPWDFIDTGIDRQWLVEDYRRALAETIVPDCSFDSCSHCGVCSEDFGANVVIPAAPIPERVEAQGPAVQPATRLRAVFTKLGEVRFIGHLDLQRFWERACRRAGIALAYSNGFHPLPRISIATALALGLESEGEIVDFELATAMTPEAFRAQLRPELPDGIALVTVEEVPLKSPSAAAQLAAASYQLTLQVSAPTDWQAAISQLLASETLPLLRTSKKSGQTRTVDCRPWLLDLELVSAESEAIALRYTGTCRNDGTVLRPDDIAQLLAQQTGLEITLGRVKRLGLNLAA, encoded by the coding sequence ATGCCGCCCATCGCCCTCGACACGATTTTGACTGCCGACATCCAGACGCCCGCCCGCTATCTGGGCAACGAGCGCGGTTCATTTCATAAAGACTGGGCGGCCTGCCGGGTGCGCTGGGTGCTCTCTTATCCCGAAATTTACGAAGTCGGCGCTTCCAACCTGGGCCACATCATCCTCTACAACATCCTCAATACCCAGCCGCGCCAGCTGTGCGACCGGGCTTACCTGCCGGGGTCCGACTTTGCTGAACGGTTGCGCTCGACGGGCACACCGCTTTTTGCGGTCGAATCGCGCCGGGCGCTGGCGGAGTTCGACATCATCGGCTTCTCCCTCGCCTACGAACTGGGCGTCACCAACGTCCTCGAAATGCTCGATCTGGCCGGGTTGCCTTTAAGCTGGCGCGAGCGGGATGAGCACCATCCCCTCGTCTTTGCCGGTGGCCCGACCGCCAGCTCCAACCCCGAACCTTACGCCGAATTTTTTGACTTTTTTGTGATCGGCGACGGCGAGGAGGTACTCGCCGAAATTGGCCTGGTGGTGGAAGAAGGCAAGGCCCAGGGCCTGACTCGCGAGGCGCTGCTGCTGGATCTGGCTCAGGTGCCGGGTGTGTACGTGCCGCGCTTTTATGCCCCCAGCGCCGGGGGGCTCGTTCCTGTCGCTGAAGTGCCCGCACGGGTGCTGCGGCGGGTGGCCGCTCCAATTCCCAAATACTCTGTGGGTCTGGTGCCCTTTATCGCCACCGTCCACGACCGGCTTGCCATCGAGGTGCGCCGGGGCTGCACGCGGGGTTGCCGCTTCTGCCAGCCGGGGATGCTCACCCGACCGGCCCGCGACGTTGCCCCCGATCAGGTGGTAGAAGGGGTGCTCGAAGGCTTGAAGGCCACCGGCTACAACGAGTTCTCGCTGCTCTCGCTCAGTTGCTCCGATTATCTGTCGCTGCCGGCGGTGGGAGCCGAGCTGCAGAATGCCCTGAGTAACGACCTCATCTCCCTTTCTTTGCCGTCCCAGCGGGTGGACCGCTTCGACGAACAGATTGCCCAGATTATCGGCGGGGCGCGCAAGCCGGGACTCACCTTCGCTCCGGAGGCCGGTACCCAGCGGCTGCGCGATGTGATTAACAAAGGGCTCACCAACGAAGAATTGCTGAGGGGGGTGAAGACCGCCTTCGATCAGGGTTGGGACATGGTCAAGCTCTACTTTATGATTGGCCTGCCCACCGAGACCGACGAAGACGTTTTGGGCATCGCCGAGACGATTGGCTGGCTGCAGCGCGAGTGCCGCGCCCCAAACCGTCGCCGCTTCGAGATCCACGTCACGATTTCCAACTTCACCCCCAAACCGTTTACGCCCTTCCAGTGGCACACGGTCACCGCCGCTGAACTCGCTCACAAGCAGGCGCTCTTGCAGCAGGCGTTCCGCCGTCTCAAGGGTGTCAAGGCCAACTTCACCGACCTGCGCGTTTCGGGCCTCGAGGACGTGCTCACCCGCGCCGATCGCTCGCTGCACCGTGCCATTCGCCGCGCCTGGGATCTGGGGGTGGCCCGCCACGATCCCTGGTTTGCCCCGGATAGGTTCTTCGGGATCTGGGAGCAGGTGCTGGCCGAATCTGGCTGCAGCTGGGATGTTGTTGCTCCAGCCATCGATTCGCCCCTGCCCTGGGACTTTATCGACACCGGTATCGATCGACAGTGGCTGGTGGAGGACTACCGGCGGGCACTCGCCGAAACGATCGTTCCTGACTGCTCCTTTGACTCCTGCTCCCACTGCGGCGTCTGCAGCGAGGACTTTGGGGCGAATGTGGTCATCCCTGCGGCTCCCATCCCTGAGCGAGTGGAGGCCCAGGGACCGGCGGTCCAACCTGCCACGAGACTGCGGGCCGTCTTTACCAAACTGGGAGAGGTGCGCTTTATCGGGCACCTGGATCTGCAGCGCTTCTGGGAGCGCGCCTGCAGGCGAGCGGGCATTGCCCTCGCCTACTCCAACGGCTTCCATCCCCTGCCGCGCATCTCGATTGCGACCGCCCTCGCCCTGGGGCTTGAAAGCGAGGGTGAAATCGTTGATTTTGAATTGGCGACAGCGATGACACCCGAAGCGTTCCGCGCTCAGCTTCGGCCTGAGCTACCGGATGGCATCGCCCTGGTGACGGTCGAGGAAGTGCCCCTCAAGAGCCCTTCTGCCGCTGCCCAACTCGCCGCCGCTTCCTACCAACTCACCCTCCAGGTTTCCGCTCCCACGGACTGGCAGGCCGCTATCTCCCAACTGCTTGCTTCTGAAACCCTGCCCCTGCTGCGCACCAGCAAAAAATCCGGCCAGACGCGCACCGTCGATTGCCGCCCCTGGCTCCTCGACCTCGAGCTCGTGAGCGCGGAGTCAGAAGCCATCGCTCTTCGCTACACCGGCACCTGCCGCAACGACGGAACGGTGCTCAGGCCCGACGACATCGCACAACTCCTGGCCCAGCAGACCGGTCTGGAAATTACCCTGGGCCGGGTGAAGCGGCTGGGTCTCAATCTGGCAGCCTGA
- a CDS encoding polyphosphate kinase 2 family protein, with protein MYHSRLIVKPGSTIALKDYDPRYTGDYKNKDEAKGKLEGDVQQLAQYQDVLYAQNSYAVLIVFQAMDAAGKDSTIKHVMSGVNPQGCQVYSFKAPSAEELDHDYLWRSAKVVPERGRIGIFNRSHYEEVLVVRVHPELLDRQQLPASARKGDIWKERFEQINNFEKYLSANGIVILKFFLNVSRDEQKKRFLERIDEPEKNWKFSASDAAERAYWKDYMRAYEAVFNATSTEWAPWYIIPADRKWFTRLAVADIICERLKQLHLQYPVPLEAHKKDLLKAREVLESEKD; from the coding sequence ATGTATCACAGTCGTCTGATCGTCAAACCCGGCTCGACCATCGCCTTAAAAGACTACGATCCGCGCTACACGGGCGATTACAAGAACAAGGACGAAGCGAAGGGCAAACTCGAGGGTGACGTTCAGCAGCTTGCCCAGTACCAGGATGTTCTTTATGCCCAGAACTCCTACGCAGTGCTCATCGTCTTTCAGGCGATGGACGCAGCGGGCAAAGACAGCACGATCAAGCACGTGATGTCGGGCGTCAACCCCCAGGGCTGCCAGGTCTACAGCTTCAAAGCGCCCTCGGCTGAGGAACTGGATCACGACTATCTCTGGCGCTCGGCGAAGGTGGTGCCGGAGCGGGGACGGATCGGCATCTTCAACCGCTCCCACTACGAGGAGGTGCTGGTGGTGCGGGTGCATCCGGAACTACTGGACAGGCAACAGTTGCCGGCGTCCGCCAGAAAAGGAGACATCTGGAAGGAGCGCTTCGAGCAGATCAACAACTTCGAGAAGTACCTGAGCGCCAACGGCATCGTCATTCTCAAATTTTTCTTGAACGTCTCCAGGGACGAGCAAAAAAAGCGCTTTCTTGAGCGGATCGACGAGCCTGAGAAAAACTGGAAATTTTCAGCGAGCGATGCGGCGGAGCGCGCCTACTGGAAAGATTACATGCGCGCCTACGAAGCCGTTTTTAATGCCACCAGCACCGAATGGGCACCCTGGTACATCATCCCCGCCGACCGCAAGTGGTTTACCCGGCTGGCAGTCGCAGACATTATCTGCGAGCGCCTGAAGCAACTGCACCTGCAGTATCCCGTGCCGCTGGAGGCCCACAAAAAAGACCTCCTCAAGGCCAGGGAAGTCCTGGAGAGTGAAAAAGATTAG